In the genome of Hyphomonas sp. Mor2, one region contains:
- a CDS encoding TIGR02466 family protein, whose protein sequence is MTMTALFPTLVQHTRITDPDLMADLEAACWMIEDGDTAGHDWCDREGYPGYTSYASLDDLPQRAPAFADLVAQLDQYAAEFAQHQHWDLGRARLKCDSLWINILGEGGHHSGHIHPNSVISGTCYVAMPESSGRIRFEDPRLAMMMAAPPQKPDAPDLARRFHYVSPKAGDILMWESWLRHEVMPGLTEAPRISVSFNYALID, encoded by the coding sequence ATGACCATGACCGCCCTCTTCCCGACGCTTGTTCAACACACGCGAATAACCGATCCGGACCTCATGGCAGACCTTGAGGCCGCCTGCTGGATGATAGAAGACGGCGACACCGCGGGCCATGACTGGTGCGATCGAGAAGGGTATCCGGGTTATACGTCTTACGCCTCATTGGACGACCTCCCACAACGTGCACCGGCTTTTGCCGATCTCGTCGCCCAGCTCGACCAGTACGCAGCCGAATTCGCGCAACATCAGCATTGGGATCTTGGTCGTGCACGCCTCAAATGTGACAGTCTGTGGATAAATATTCTTGGGGAGGGTGGCCATCATAGCGGGCATATTCATCCAAACAGTGTCATCTCCGGGACCTGCTATGTGGCCATGCCGGAAAGTTCGGGTCGGATCAGATTTGAAGATCCCCGCCTCGCCATGATGATGGCGGCGCCACCGCAAAAACCTGACGCGCCAGACCTGGCGCGCCGATTTCACTACGTTTCACCCAAGGCAGGTGACATTCTGATGTGGGAAAGTTGGCTGCGCCACGAAGTCATGCCCGGCCTGACCGAAGCGCCCCGGATTTCGGTGAGTTTCAATTATGCGCTGATCGACTAG
- a CDS encoding (2Fe-2S)-binding protein, translating to MSETKLIVNGEERSVDVDPSTPLLWVLREQLKLNGTKFGCGIAQCGACTVHVNGTPVRSCSTPVAAADGAEVTTIEGVAGEDGTRHAVQQAWIEHQVPQCGYCQSGQIMSAVALLRDNPNPTDADIDAAMSGNICRCGAYGRIRAAIKSAASA from the coding sequence ATGTCCGAAACGAAACTCATCGTAAACGGAGAGGAGCGAAGCGTTGATGTCGATCCGAGCACGCCATTGCTCTGGGTCTTGCGAGAACAGCTCAAGCTGAATGGAACAAAATTCGGTTGCGGGATCGCGCAATGTGGCGCCTGTACAGTTCATGTGAACGGGACACCCGTTCGATCCTGTTCGACACCCGTCGCCGCCGCAGACGGCGCTGAAGTGACGACCATAGAAGGCGTCGCCGGTGAAGATGGCACGCGTCACGCCGTGCAACAGGCCTGGATCGAACATCAGGTTCCGCAATGCGGTTATTGTCAGTCCGGTCAGATCATGTCGGCGGTCGCTCTGCTGCGGGATAATCCCAATCCGACGGATGCCGACATCGATGCGGCAATGAGCGGAAACATCTGTCGCTGCGGAGCCTATGGCAGAATCCGCGCGGCGATTAAGTCCGCAGCAAGCGCGTAA
- a CDS encoding molybdopterin cofactor-binding domain-containing protein — MGKWTRRGFIAAGVVSGGALMVGVGIREGHRAPKLAEMMTEDGETLVNVWVKLSRDNTVTAIVPHSEMGQGVFTSMTQMLADEMDADWDLVTYEQAPAHEGYANYPLGREFLMGDTKVPGLVQDSLNGGFLRIAQSMGLQITGGSTAVRFTGMGGMRIAGAAAREMIVKAAAKSWDVPARELRTEKSFVYHDASGRSEPYAAFAEQAGKYSPPTQPKLKTPDEFKLMGKPLKRFDIPSKTDGTAEFGIDVDLADMKYAAVMGPPVLGAEVAQVDDTYAKDMPGVVEVLNKGTFVAVVADGYWQAENALRQLDVSWTETGAEGLNQSDIYAMLGAAMDDAGSKAKEDVAVGNARRATENAARVYEAEYRVPFLAHAAMEPINATAWVRDGKVDFWSGLQNPLAVRDEIAGATGVKKHDVTVHNVMLGGGFGRRSEADYPLMAVEIAKEFEHPVKMIWSREQDTQQDWYRPASVSRFKAGLDEDGMPVSWENMFVQKHDPPEASHIPYQIDHQLIHHTEAEHHVRFGPWRSVDHTQHGFFIESFIDELADQAGMDGYAYRRKLLEHSPRYLTVLDAAAEAAGWGREVPQGRGLGIALVDSFGTVVAQVVEVDVTGPEPKVVHVWCAADPGYVMNPDGFTAQIESGIIYGLTAALYGDITIEDGAVVQSNFHDYPMVRMRDAPQITVKLINSGAKVGGGGEPGTPPIAPALANAVFAATGVRVRSQPIASFKQGLS; from the coding sequence ATGGGAAAATGGACACGTAGAGGCTTTATCGCAGCGGGGGTCGTTTCAGGCGGTGCCTTGATGGTTGGCGTCGGCATTCGCGAAGGGCATCGGGCGCCAAAACTCGCCGAGATGATGACGGAAGACGGCGAGACGCTCGTCAATGTCTGGGTCAAACTCTCGCGGGATAACACGGTCACCGCGATCGTTCCGCACAGTGAAATGGGGCAGGGCGTTTTCACCTCGATGACCCAGATGCTGGCCGATGAAATGGACGCGGACTGGGATCTGGTCACGTATGAGCAGGCGCCAGCGCATGAAGGCTATGCCAACTATCCGCTCGGACGCGAATTCCTGATGGGCGACACCAAAGTCCCTGGACTGGTGCAGGACTCGCTCAATGGCGGTTTTTTGCGGATCGCGCAGTCCATGGGGCTGCAGATTACCGGTGGCAGTACGGCGGTTCGGTTCACGGGCATGGGCGGGATGCGCATTGCAGGCGCGGCTGCCCGCGAGATGATCGTGAAGGCGGCGGCCAAGTCCTGGGATGTCCCCGCCAGGGAGCTGCGCACAGAGAAGAGCTTTGTCTATCATGACGCCAGCGGGCGCTCGGAGCCTTATGCCGCCTTTGCTGAGCAGGCCGGTAAGTACTCCCCTCCGACGCAACCAAAATTGAAAACGCCGGACGAGTTCAAGCTCATGGGCAAACCGCTCAAGCGGTTCGATATCCCCTCCAAGACAGATGGTACGGCGGAGTTCGGGATCGATGTTGATTTAGCAGACATGAAGTATGCCGCGGTGATGGGGCCGCCCGTGCTCGGAGCGGAAGTTGCGCAGGTCGACGACACCTATGCCAAGGATATGCCGGGTGTCGTTGAAGTATTGAACAAAGGCACATTTGTTGCCGTCGTGGCGGATGGCTATTGGCAGGCCGAGAACGCACTCCGCCAGCTCGACGTGAGCTGGACAGAGACCGGCGCAGAAGGCCTGAACCAATCCGATATCTACGCCATGCTCGGCGCGGCAATGGATGACGCCGGATCCAAAGCCAAGGAAGATGTCGCCGTCGGCAATGCGCGAAGGGCAACCGAGAACGCCGCGCGGGTCTATGAGGCGGAATATCGTGTGCCATTCCTTGCCCACGCGGCGATGGAACCGATCAATGCCACCGCCTGGGTGCGCGACGGCAAGGTGGATTTCTGGTCGGGCCTGCAGAACCCGCTGGCAGTTCGCGATGAGATTGCCGGCGCCACCGGCGTAAAAAAGCACGATGTGACGGTTCACAATGTCATGTTGGGGGGTGGTTTCGGGCGCCGCTCGGAAGCCGATTACCCCTTGATGGCGGTCGAAATCGCCAAGGAGTTCGAGCACCCGGTCAAGATGATCTGGTCGCGAGAGCAAGACACGCAGCAGGACTGGTATCGCCCTGCCTCTGTCAGCCGCTTCAAGGCGGGCCTTGATGAGGATGGCATGCCCGTTTCCTGGGAGAATATGTTCGTGCAGAAGCATGACCCTCCGGAGGCATCCCATATTCCCTACCAGATCGACCATCAGCTGATCCATCACACCGAAGCCGAACACCATGTCCGCTTCGGGCCTTGGCGCTCAGTGGACCACACCCAGCATGGCTTTTTCATCGAAAGCTTTATCGATGAACTGGCCGATCAGGCGGGCATGGATGGCTATGCCTATCGCCGTAAGCTATTGGAGCATTCGCCGCGTTATCTGACGGTGCTGGACGCTGCAGCCGAAGCGGCGGGTTGGGGCCGCGAGGTGCCACAGGGGCGGGGCCTCGGCATCGCACTTGTCGATTCCTTCGGCACAGTCGTCGCGCAAGTGGTCGAAGTGGATGTCACCGGACCGGAACCGAAAGTGGTTCATGTCTGGTGCGCCGCAGATCCTGGATACGTCATGAACCCAGACGGTTTCACAGCGCAGATAGAAAGCGGAATCATCTATGGCCTGACCGCCGCGCTCTATGGAGATATCACGATCGAAGATGGCGCTGTGGTTCAGTCCAACTTCCATGACTATCCGATGGTCCGCATGCGCGACGCGCCGCAAATCACGGTCAAACTGATCAATAGCGGTGCCAAGGTGGGCGGCGGCGGCGAACCGGGAACACCCCCGATCGCGCCGGCACTGGCAAATGCTGTTTTTGCCGCAACCGGCGTGCGTGTGCGCAGCCAACCCATTGCGAGCTTCAAACAAGGACTGAGCTAG
- a CDS encoding glutathione S-transferase N-terminal domain-containing protein → MIDLYTWTTPNGRKISVALEEMGLEYNVHPIDIGNDQQFSSEFLAISPNNKIPAIYDHDHDVSVFESGAILIHLAEKSGQFLPQAPGERAKVLEWLSWQIAGFGPMLGQLNHFMNRADEKMPLAIQRFFDESVRLYKVLDQQLADQEFVAGSYSIADMSIYPWSVVALGPIQGGSGESFANVAAWHDRMAARPAVKAGMNIPPSS, encoded by the coding sequence ATGATCGATTTGTATACTTGGACGACCCCGAATGGCCGGAAAATATCGGTCGCTCTCGAAGAGATGGGTCTGGAGTACAACGTACACCCGATCGATATCGGAAACGATCAACAATTCTCATCCGAGTTTCTCGCGATCAGTCCAAACAATAAAATCCCCGCGATTTATGATCATGACCACGATGTGAGTGTTTTTGAGTCCGGCGCGATCCTGATCCATCTTGCGGAAAAATCGGGTCAATTCCTCCCGCAAGCGCCTGGTGAGCGCGCCAAAGTGCTGGAATGGCTCTCCTGGCAAATCGCCGGGTTTGGCCCGATGCTCGGTCAACTCAATCACTTTATGAACCGGGCGGACGAAAAGATGCCGCTCGCCATTCAGCGATTCTTTGATGAATCTGTTCGCCTCTACAAAGTGCTGGATCAGCAACTGGCCGACCAGGAATTTGTCGCTGGATCCTATTCCATCGCGGATATGTCGATCTATCCATGGTCGGTGGTGGCCCTCGGACCGATCCAGGGTGGAAGTGGCGAAAGCTTCGCCAATGTCGCGGCCTGGCACGACCGAATGGCAGCGCGTCCAGCCGTCAAAGCGGGCATGAACATTCCACCGTCGAGCTAG
- the lpdA gene encoding dihydrolipoyl dehydrogenase: MAETYDVVIIGGGPGGYNCAIRAGQLGLKAACIEMNETLGGTCLNVGCIPSKALLHASEYFAAAKNDFASMGIKTGKLEVDLEQMMAQKADAVDGLTKGVAFLLKKNKVDHYHGKGEIKGPGQVEVTGPDGKKQTLSAKNIVIATGSEPSTLPGIEIDEERVVTNTGALSLKAIPKKLVLIGAGVIGLEMGCVWSRLGSEVTVIEYLDRILPGTDNEIAKEAQRTFKKQGLNFKLGTKVTSVDKLKTKLKLTLEPAQGGESETLDADVVIVAVGRRPYTEGLGLESVGGKTDKRGVIETTDHFKVAPGVWAIGDCIAGPMLAHKAEDDGAAVAELIAGKAGHVDYDLVPGVVYTNPEIATIGKTEEQLKDAGIKYKKGKFPFMANSRARTNHETAGFVKILAEEGTDKILGAHMIGVGVGEMIHEIAIAMEFGASSEDVARTCHAHPTLSEAVRQAAMGVEGWTMQM; encoded by the coding sequence ATGGCAGAGACCTATGACGTCGTGATCATCGGCGGTGGCCCCGGCGGCTATAATTGCGCAATCCGTGCAGGACAATTGGGGCTGAAAGCGGCCTGTATCGAAATGAACGAGACTTTAGGCGGCACCTGTCTGAATGTTGGCTGCATTCCGTCCAAGGCCTTACTACACGCCTCGGAATATTTCGCGGCGGCCAAGAATGATTTCGCCAGCATGGGCATCAAGACCGGAAAGCTCGAAGTCGATCTTGAACAAATGATGGCGCAAAAGGCGGATGCGGTGGACGGTCTGACCAAGGGGGTCGCGTTCCTGCTCAAGAAGAACAAGGTCGATCATTATCACGGCAAGGGTGAGATTAAAGGTCCGGGCCAGGTCGAGGTTACCGGGCCGGATGGCAAGAAACAGACGCTGAGCGCCAAGAATATCGTCATCGCGACGGGCTCCGAGCCATCAACCCTTCCCGGTATCGAAATCGATGAAGAACGCGTGGTCACCAATACCGGTGCGCTTAGCCTCAAGGCGATCCCGAAAAAGCTGGTCCTGATCGGTGCGGGCGTGATTGGCCTCGAAATGGGCTGTGTCTGGTCGCGTCTTGGGTCGGAAGTCACGGTGATCGAATATCTCGATCGAATCCTGCCGGGCACCGATAATGAGATCGCCAAGGAAGCCCAGCGCACCTTCAAGAAGCAGGGCCTGAATTTCAAACTCGGCACCAAGGTCACCAGTGTCGACAAGCTCAAGACCAAACTCAAACTGACATTGGAACCGGCGCAAGGCGGCGAAAGCGAGACGCTGGATGCAGATGTCGTCATCGTCGCAGTCGGACGACGCCCGTACACAGAAGGCCTCGGGCTGGAGAGTGTCGGCGGCAAGACGGACAAGCGCGGCGTGATCGAAACGACGGATCATTTCAAGGTCGCTCCGGGCGTCTGGGCCATTGGCGACTGCATTGCCGGTCCGATGCTCGCGCATAAGGCTGAAGATGATGGCGCTGCCGTCGCTGAGCTGATCGCAGGCAAGGCCGGGCATGTCGACTATGACCTTGTCCCGGGCGTCGTCTACACGAACCCTGAGATTGCAACGATCGGCAAAACCGAAGAACAACTCAAGGACGCCGGGATCAAGTACAAGAAGGGCAAGTTCCCCTTCATGGCCAATTCCCGCGCGCGCACCAATCACGAAACCGCGGGCTTTGTGAAAATCCTCGCCGAAGAAGGCACGGACAAGATTCTCGGCGCGCACATGATTGGCGTCGGCGTCGGTGAGATGATCCACGAGATCGCCATTGCAATGGAGTTCGGAGCCTCGTCTGAAGACGTCGCTCGCACCTGTCACGCCCACCCAACCCTGTCCGAAGCTGTCCGTCAGGCGGCGATGGGTGTCGAAGGCTGGACCATGCAGATGTAG